From the Dromaius novaehollandiae isolate bDroNov1 chromosome 18, bDroNov1.hap1, whole genome shotgun sequence genome, the window GATCTCTCATTTCCTTGCCAGACTCTGACCGTGAAGGATGATCAAGTCTTTGCCATGAACCCTCCTAAGTACGATAAAATCGAGGACATGGCCATGATGACCCACCTCCATGAACCTGCTGTGCTGTATAACCTCAAAGAGCGTTATGCAGCCTGGATGATCTACGTAAGTACCAGCAGCAGTCTTCCTCCAAGTAACCAGGAAGAACTGCTAGGCTAAGCCGAGTGGAAACCAACTTGCTGTCTCCCTTCCTCACAGACCTACTCGGGTCTCTTCTGTGTCACTGTCAACCCCTACAAGTGGCTGCCGGTGTACAACCCGGAGGTGGTGTTGGCCTACCGAGGCAAGAAGCGCCAGGAGGCCCCTCCCCACATCTTCTCCATCTCTGACAACGCTTATCAGTTCATGTTAACTGGTGAGGAATCTTAAGGGAATCACGAAGTCTTCTGGAAAATATAATGCTTGTTTTATAAAAAATTGAGCATGTTCAGAAATGTAACCCTCATCATGAAGCTCACTTTATTTTAGCAGTTATCATTGCTGCTACTCTGAAAGAGACATAGCTCTGttctaagtatttttaaaagtctagCTGATAGCATAAAGCTAAGGGCACTGAAAGGGTTATGGTTAAGAATAATTAATGGGATAAGTTGTGTCAGATGAAACAAAAGTTCTCCTCTGCTCATTATTTAGGTCTGAACACTAGTCAAATTGTCACACAGCATATTGCtttaactttgaaaaatataattcagTTCTCTAAAAAGTGTACTGTAGCTTAAATTCTTGGTGCCTTGGCTTCATGAAGACCTAgattacaaaaacaaaatgatCTGATTTCAGGTGTTCTTCTGATATTTGCAATTTATTTGTAAAGAACAACAGCAGAATCCTTGCACCACCAAGAAATCATGATAAATTTTTGAGTTGCTAATTAGCTCTTAGTTAATACTCTTGTATTATGGATTTATTTCTTCTCAGATATGAAAGTTAGCAAACTAGAACAGATTAGGATTCTGTATACAGAAATTGCAATATGGAGAAGGGAATCAGTGATCTGATCTCCACACATCTGCAGTAGTTTCATGACTGCATAGGGATCTAACTGAACATCACAGAGTGATAATGTtgactctgtttaaaaaaaaaaaggccctaaAAATTTAGGGAAATAGAATGATCATGTAAGTGTTTTTTACTCCTTCCCCATTTTTTCTCTCTGCCACTGAAGCAGGATTATGAATGACAAGTAGGAATTTAgcatttcattctcatttttcttcattcttcctgTTCTTGGTCAGAAGCTTTAAAAAGAGGCTCACAAAGACAGAAATAcaccaaaaatgaaataaaccgAATCAAGAAAAGaatcaaaacagaaaatcctgaaataataaagttACTCACCCTGGAAATAATTCATTCGTTTGCACTCATTGgtgagacagaaaaagaaagagaataggAAACTTGTTCAAATATTTCCAGCATTGGTGAAACGTCCAGATTCCCAGGAACCAGAGGTTACCAAGAAAAGAACATTTATGAGAAAAGCTGGGGTGGAGGGGAAATCACAATTCTTTTGACCTACACAGTTTTACACACTGTAAAAATCAATCTCAATTACTTTGTTACATGCATTTACTTAATAAGAGAGAAACAGACTGCTTAATGAAAAAAGAATATCCTGAAAAGCTATTCTGAAGTGATGCCTCTGTTGATCCAGCTGATATTACAAGTAGCACTGCTAGGAACATCAAAAGTACCTACTGGAATTCCCAGGGAGTTTCACTGCCTTCTGTCCCTGCACCTTCTGGAAGCCCCTGTTCATATTTCTCTCACAGTGTTTGAATTCTTTGTTATTCATGAGCACTACATATTGCCCATTTGTTTCTGTCCCTTTCACAGATCGCGAGAATCAGTCAATCCTGATCACGTATGTACATTGCCTGCTCGGGTTCCTGCTGGGTTGCTCTGTGCCAGGGGACCTGCTGCCTGACCATAcgttctctgcttctctctctggctTCACAGCGGAGAATCCGGTGCAGGGAAGACTGTGAACACGAAGCGTGTCATCCAGTACTTTGCAACAATTGCAGCTAGCGGGGATAAAAAGAAGGAGGAGCAGGCAGGCAAAATGCAGGTAGATCAATAGATACTGTCTTGAATGAATGCTGTTTTCTGCTCCTGACATGATTTTTGAAAATGATAACCAGGAATACTTACTGTGTTGTAGGGCACGCTTGAGGATCAAATCATCAGCGCCAACCCCTTGCTGGAGGCCTTTGGAAATGCCAAGACCGTGAGGAATGACAACTCTTCACGCTTTGTAAGCTGTTGCTTTGGACAAAATCCCTCCCTCTCCTTGCAAGAGTAATGATGGGTCTTGTGCTATTCCCACTGAAGGAGTTGGCAATGGAATGCAGCTGGgctgaaatgcttcttttttcccttaacaGGGCAAATTCATCAGAATCCACTTTGGGGCCACAGGGAAACTGGCTTCTGCTGACATTGAAACATGTATGAGAGCTTCCTTGCCTGATAACATTTCTTCCCACATTTCCACCTCTGTGCACTGTGCACTGTCTTGTGTGTaactccttctctcttccttgccAGATCTGCTGGAGAAGTCAAGAGTCACTTTCCAGCTCAAGGCAGAAAGAAGCTACCACATCTTTTATCAGGTCACCTCCAACAAGAAGCCAGAGCTAATTGGTAGGAAGGATTACTAACTTTTTTGGAGGAAGAGCAACAATTAGCTATATTACACAGACAATGAAATTTAACACAAGAACAtccatttgttttcagaaatgctcCTCATTACCACCAACCCATATGACTTCCCTTTTGTGAGTCAAGGTGAGATCACTGTTCCCAGCATTGACGACAAGGAGGAGCTGATGGCTACAGATGTAAGTAACATACAAAACAGGTCTTCTGGTGGATAGGTGACCTAGTACGCATAGATTTTACTTTACTGATTCTGTTACCAGAGTGCCATTGACATCCTGGGCTTCACTGCTGAGGAAAAAACTGCCATTTACAAGCTGACGGGGGCTGTCATGCACTACGGGAACTTGAAGTTCAAGCAGAAACAAcgagaggagcaggcagagccagaTGGCACAGAAGGTATTATTAAACTCAATAATTGACATTTCTGTAAGTTACTCTATGTGTCAGTCACCAGAAGTTGGTCTTAGGTGGATTTTAGGAACCCAAGGAAAACAGTAAGCCAGAATACAGGTTAACAGATTTCAATAAACAGAATGCTGAACACTGCAGATTCTTAGAGAATACTTGAGGATCCAAAATCTGAGAGTCcataaattcttcctttttctttttgttccaatCTTTAGTTGCTGACAAGGCTGCCTACCTGATGGGTCTGAACTCAGCTGACATGCTCAAGGCCCTGTGCTACCCCCGAGTCAAGGTTGGAAATGAATATGTGACCAAAGGTCAGACTGTGCAACAGGTAATAAACATATGGTAGCCTAAAACTATGCTTTGAATTAACATCCCAGTGACTCACCTCCACTCTCTTTGGTAACTCCAGACATCTCCCTGTGCTTTAGGTGCACAATGCTGTAGGTGCTCTTGCAAAGGCAGTCTATGAAAGGATGTTCTTGTGGATGGTTGTTCGCATCAACCAGCAGCTGGATACCAAACAACCCAGACAGTACTTCATTGGTGTTCTGGACATTGCTGGCTTTGAGATCTTTGATGTAAGGAACAAAGACTTAGTAGCAGTTACTTGGAAGTGACAACTGGCTGTTATGACAATTCtgagatatttttaatgaagaattgATATTATCTCATaattatttgccttttttaaaaccCTGAAGTAAAGAATGACCTTTTAAAGTACTTGTCTTGCAGCAATAGACTCATTTTGTAGATGTGCCCACTCAAAAGTACAGAATGACCCAAGCAGAAGAATGATTCGTTTTAAATGATCAAGGACAAGACagtataaaaacatatatatcattatatatgatatatataatcCTAATATGCTCTACTTTTTTTGCCCTGTAATTTGGTTTTAGATAATGTAGGAAATATATTCtatgttcacattttttttcaaagagaagaGATTCCTTGTGAACAATGAATTTGATGCATTTTTGTGTTTCATTATGTAGACATAAAGTatgctgaagaaatgcaaagactTGACAGTGAAGCCAAGATAAttgaatttcttgtttttaaagaaaaaagagttgtAGTCATTGCTGCATCTTGCAAGTATGGgtctttctcattttttataCAGTTCAACAGCTTTGAACAGCTTTGCATCAACTTCACCAATGAGAAACTGCAACAGTTCTTCAACCACCACATGTTTGTGCTGGAGCAGGAAGAGTACAAGAAAGAGGGAATTGAATGGACGTTCATTGACTTTGGGATGGACCTGGCTGCCTGCATTGAGCTTATTGAGAAGGTATTCTTCCTGTTCATTAGGTGCGCAGGAATTCTATAATTCTATAGTGACTTGGCCTCATTTCTCAAAGGCCTTTTCTGTGTTGGTGTCCAAACATTCAGCTTTTGCTATTCAAAATACCTTGCCCTGCAGTTTATTTTATCTGTGAATGAGGACATAAGAAGGTTTCCCACAGCTTTATGACAGCAGCTCTGTATTGATCTCTTTTTAAGGGCCAAAAGATTTTTAAACTCCAAATAACAGTATTCTTTCAAAACAGGCAGAATCAGTCTCCAATTTAGAGTCTCTTCATCAGCTTCCAGCTCTAACAGACTTAGGCTTATACAGCAGAACAGCTATAGGTttgtaaaataaacataaaagatAGATATACATAACTGTCAGCTAACAGTCACACATCCTTTGACTGTATCAATGAGAACGCAGTCACATTGCACATGGGATGCAATATTCAGTGGCTGGCAAGATAGTAAGAAATTAGAATCATACAATCAAAGTAGTTCAAAAGCACCTCTGGAGACTGTTTAGGCCAACTCCCTttcctcaaagcagggtcagctagagcaggttgctcaggactgtgtgcAGTTGGGGTTTGAGTATCTTCAGTGACAGACTCTCAAGAAACTCTgtgggcagcctgttccaatgtttgaccaccctccCAGTAAAAACGTTTTCTCTTACGTGTGAATAGAATTCCCTGCATTTTAATTTATGCCCACTGACTTTCCTCCTGTCACTGCACATCacagagaagagtctgactcctcCCTGTTTATTCTCACCCATCAAATATTTATacatgttgataagatccccctgaggcTTCTCTTCTAGAGGCTAAataatcccagctctctcagcctctcctcatctGACAAGATGTTCCTGTCCTCTagtggcccttcactgggctcattccagcaggtccatgtccctcttgtactgggcagccttgaactggacacagcactacAGATGTGGCCTTATCattgctgaatagaggggaaggatcactttcCTCAGCCTGCAGGCAAcagtcttcctaatgcagcccagaatgtGTAGGCCTTCTTTACCagaaaggcacattgctggctcatgttcaacttgtaaTAAGACATCTGTGTGTGCTGTGAGGCCCTTTGGATAAGAAGGTTTTGCCTATGTTTTATAAAGAAGGTTCTTGACACAAACTAAATGAATTTCCATTAATCATTATGACTTATTTGGAGCTAAAACACATAGGTATCAATATGTTTAATCTCACTTATTAGCAGAAAACATAATAGAATAATAATGTTTTCTGATGTGTATCTCAGCCTGTGCTCCTCCACTCTGCATAAGTGATGGCCATATTGTCCTGAAAACTAATTTGCAATTTATCCCTCTTGTTCATTTCTTCCAGCCCATGGGCATCTTCTCCATCCTAGAAGAGGAGTGCATGTTCCCCAAAGCAACTGACACTTCTTTCAAGAACAAGCTCTATGACCAGCATCTGGGCAAGTCCAGCAACTTCCAGAAGCCCAAGCCTACCAAAGGAAAGACTGAAGCCCATTTCTCCCTCATACACTATGCTGGCACAGTGGACTACAATATCACTGGTTGGCTTGAGAAGAACAAGGACCCCCTGAATGAAACTGTCATTGGGTTGTACCAGAAATCATCACTGAAAACACTGGCCTTACTGTTTGCCAACTATGGTGGAGCAGAAGCAGGTCAATTCTATGCAGCCCATATTTTACAAAAGGGAATCAttaaaggcaaaagcaaaaatctaAAACCTGTTTGATATGTTTTCAATTTTGCAGAGGCTAGTGCTGGCAAGAAAGGCGGCAAGAAGAAGGGTTCTTCTTTCCAGACTGTTTCAGCTCTTTTCCGGGTATAGTATCTCTTCCTAAGATAAGGAGCAACCACACCATTTAAAATGACTAGTCTGTCTTTTTGCTTACTTGTGTAAAAAGATCCCAAATTTCTTGGGTCATATTTTCATAGAGAATAAATCCATTGTAACTTATGTAAGCTCTATTCATTGAAAACACAACCTATTCCTTTGTCCACTTCTCTGGGATCAATGTCATACAGAAAATGCCTAAAATACTCCTAAAAGACAGATTCCGTCCTGACGCCTGTCTGTATTTCAGAGCCTTATATTGTCCTATAACAACATTGTTCCTGCCACTGGTCTGGAGGATGAGCCGTCTGCTCcatgaatttttctgttttttatccaTGACTCAGGGACCATTCGCATATGGTTGAAATGCCCCCACATCTTAGGATACAGATTTTTAAGATGTCAGATACCTGGCAGTTCTTTCTCAAAACCAGGTCTTGCTGCCTGGCTGTTACATACACTTCTTTCATGTGAATTATCTAATCTCTCCTGAGATTTATTACCATATTTATCTTTCGTTTGGGGCTACCTTCTTGATATAGACTAATTCCTCCTACTGAGCTGCTGTCATATGATCCTTGATCACCTGGCCCAACCCCTAGgcagtgctctgaaacagaaCATGGGCGTGTGTGTATATGCCCCAGGAAAAATAACCATAGCTTTAACAGCCTTTCCCATGCAAGTGGGAAACTATTGTCAGCATGTATCACTCAAAAAGAATGCAATAAGCCTAGGTTTAATATCGTAGGACTTTCAGGGGTAATGTTATAagagaaatgttatttatttaagtcgtatttttgttatgttttcaaACTTTCTTCCACTACTCCACTGATCTAGGCATGATGTGAGACCTACTGACTGCTTAACTTAGGTATTCTGAAATCTCCTCTGGAGGCACCTGTGTTTCTCCATTAATTATAGACACTAATTACTTGTAAATAAATTTAATAGAGAATAATTATAATTCAAGGCTGGGATTCACCTCACCTTACTTTAGATGGCCAAATCTAGACATGTAAACTAGACATATAATATTCAGCCTGTCGTTtgtgctcctttttctttcagtggGGAGAAATAGGAAGGCACTATATAGTGTGATCCATATGAAGTACATTAGGTGTCTACCTTAGTATGCTTCAAACTGCCTCACAGAGGTACCTATTTTTTCTCCCTGGCTACATCTAGCGGAAGATGGATCTCATTTCTAATGAACATGTTCAGCTAGAGTAAGCCAACTCCTCAGTCTAATTCTACACAAAATATAGCGAAATGTCATATAAGTGTATGTATGTTGAGAGTACAATATTTCCCACTGATTAAACAGTAGAACTTTATACCTTAATTTAATAATAATGTTCTGTGGAAAGTAGGAAAAATGGGTGCAGGTGGCACCAGTTCAGAATTTTGCAAACTAATTTTTGTCTGGTTTCTCATTATCTCATTACAGAGGGCTTGATGCTTACAGTGGAAATTACATTTGCTAATATAAACTTTTGTTAATGACTCTCCCAGGAGAATTTAAACAAGCTGATGACCAATCTGCGAAGCACTCACCCCCATTTTGTACGCTGCATCAtcccaaatgaaacaaaaacacctGGTAAGAGACTCGCATACAGAAGGTTATAAATATGGTGGAGCTCTTCCTCTCTGTACTACAGAATATAGTATTCACGTGTGCTCTCAACTGTTAGGTGCCATGGAGCATGAACTGGTGCTGCACCAGCTGCGGTGCAACGGCGTGCTGGAAGGGATCAGAATTTGCAGGAAAGGATTTCCCAACAGAGTCCTGTATGCAGATTTTAAACAGAGGTCAGACTGTTCCCCTGACTGGGTCATTTTGGCCATGTTGAGTACCTTGTGAATTTAAGCCCATTCATCTGTGGTGACTAAAGCCATCTGTAAAGTTTAGATTTAGCAGCTGTTTAATGTTCTCAAAAGTTCTTAGAACCCTTTTTGCAGTGTATCAGCCAACTGGTTTCAATAATAGACTGCTTTGTATTCTGTTTTCTCCCCCAGATACAAAGTATTAAATGCAAGTGCTATTCCAGAAGGACAGTTCATTGACAGCAAGAAGGCTTGTGAGAAACTTCTGGGATCAATTGATATAGACCACACTCAGTATAAATTTGGTCACACCAAGGTACCAGAACTGTTTGGTTCAAGTACTCTGTGTTTTTGGTTTGTATAGCTTGAGAATGATGCTCAAATTCTCAAGGCAGGGTATGAAATGATCAAAtagtatatttaaaacaaatcaaaatgagtatttttttgaCTAAATACTTCATTATAACTGATGAATTTCATTGCCATAGGATCATAGGATGATCCTGTTTCAGGGTTCCCAATTCAAGACAAAGTTGTAGAATAAAAGAAGCAAGAGCTAGTAAAAACAAAGGCATAAGGTCTGGCTCATATAATTCCTAAATTGCAGGTTACTAGAAGCTTGGGGATATCACTACATACTTTCTTTGGActtctgctctttttcttacGTTCCCATATTATCTGTTTTGAGGACAGGATACTGGGCTACACGGAATGATGATCAGATACACTGTATCTATTTTTATGTTCTTATCTAAGGTGTTCTTCAAAGCTGGACTGGTAGGTCTCCTGGAGGAGATGAGAGATGAGAAGCTGGCACAGCTCATCACTCGCACACAGGCCAGATGCAGGGGCTTCCTGATGAGGGTGGAGTACCAGAAAATGGTGGAGAGGAGGTAGACATTTCTTCAAATTAGGCTCACTGTACTTGACTTACTGGGTCATCACTGTCTAAATAGTTAATATTCTTTTGAATTACCTTTCAGAGAGTCCATCTTCTGCATCCAGTACAACATTCGTGCATTCATGAATGTCAAGCATTGGCCCTGGATGAAGCTGTTCTTCAAGATCAAGCCCTTGCTGAAGAGTGCAGAATCTGAAAAGGAGATGGCCAATATGAAACAAGAGTTTGAGAAAACTAAGGAAGAGCTTGCAAAGTCTGAGGCAAAAaggaaggagctggaggaaaaaatggtGAAACTAGtgcaggagaaaaatgacctGCAGCTCCAAGTGCAGGCTGTGAGTACTAGCAGTGTGCCTGATTTGAACTGAAGTGTGATGATAAGGCTTATATGTATAACTACATTTTTAGAAGACATGTAGAAACTATGATTTTAATTCAATTATATGGTATTTCATTAAGTGGTGCTCTTGAAAATTTAATTAGTTGCAATGAGGACTGTCAGGAGATTGTGGTCAAGGCATCACAAAATCATCTTTATACCATGGGTGAGACTTTTCTAGGATGGTTCCTGAGAATTCTGTCATTTACCTTCAGTAAAACTGCATTACCTAAAACAAGAAACCCTTTACTTTCAGGTAGTATAATTTTTGTTCTTCTAGTCTAGGTTTTCATATCTCTGCAATACCAGTATGTCCATTCTTATGTACACATGATTAGGAATCCTTAGGAAAAGATGAAAGGGCatacctttattttctttattcttgactAAACATGACAATTTGCTCCTTTCCAGCATAGGTGGCAGCCTACCTGTTAGGGACATTGTTGTGATAGGATATTGAACATAAACCTAATTAAGAGGAAACAGAATTTAATTTTCTCGCTCACCATCCTAAAACACTCAGGAACATGAATTGGAATCATTGCAAGATATTAGGTGGTATATCTATGGCATTGTAATGCTGTGATTTCTAAATTAAATCATTCATAGAATCGACTGCATCCACAAAAGAATACTGTGCAATACAAGTGATGTAGTAAGGTTAAGTGGTCCCCTTATTAAAGCATCTTGAACTgtagaaagatttaaaaatttgTTCACTGctaaaattatcatttttctgTCATAGTATATCTGCTAGACTGAAAAGTGACATAAAacactaacaacaaatactgcagtATGTCTGCTACAAGAAATCCAgagtcagattttcaaaatgGCTAATTTTCCAAAAGCTCCTGTTCTTCTTAGCTGATGAGAGTCTCACTGAGAAAAGCTCAAGCTGCTGGATGCTGAGTATTTTTGAGAAATGGTGATGAAAATCTAAATCATAAACAGTTGCTCTCAAAAACAGTAGGGTGAACAAACAAATACAGGAATGATGTCAGCATAACTATGATTTTGGTATTTATATGTAGCTTGGCATATAGTGATCACTCATCACTTTATAAATGCTTGAAAATATGGGAGATCTCCTATGATTAAACCAAAATTTATATGCTTTGTTGTAATGTTGATCCTGATGGGATAAGTTTGGAATCTGTACCTTACACATGTATATAAATACTTAGGCCTTCATATagattaaaaacaattttgtttgGTGTTAGCTttcaatatttctttcaaaaaacacTCAAGACAAtttaagttcagttttaggtTACCTTACTTTACATTACAAAATTGCTATCCAGCATTCTAAAAGATAAAGCTAAGAATCTCAGCAACCCCCAGAAGACATATccagaaaaaacatattttcccaACAGGAAGCTGATGCTTTGGCTGATGCTGAGGAAAGATGTGACCAGCTGATCAAAACCAAAATCCAGCTGGAAGCCAAAGTTAAGGAGGTGACTGAAAGGGCGGAGGATGAGGAGGAAATCAATGCTGAGCTGACAGCCAAGAAGAGGAAACTGGAGGATGAATGCTCAGAGCTGAAGAAAGACATTGATGACCTGGAGTTAACGCTGGCCAAAGTCGAGAAGGAAAAACATGCCACCGAAAACAAGGTATAATGCACAAGATGTCACTCTCACACCAGAAAAGAACTCAGTGTTGTTACACTATAaagttttaaacaatattttttatttacactTGCCACCTTCTCACAGGTGAAAAATCTCACTGAAGAGATGGCAGCCCTGGATGAAACCATAGTAAAGctgacaaaagagaagaaagccctCCAAGAGGCCCACCAGCAGACCCTGGATGACCTGCAGGCAGAAGAGGACAAAGTCAACACTCTGACCAAAGCTAAAACCAAGCTCGAGCAGCAAGTGGACGACGTAAGCACACACACATCAAGTGAGACCAAAACAACTGTGGAGTTAGAGCTGGCAGGCAAATCATTCACGGCCTTGTTCTGTTTAGCTTGAAGGGTCCCTGGAGCAAGAGAAGAAACTGCGCATGGACCTTGAGAGAGCCAAGAGGAAACTCGAGGGAGACTTGAAGCTGGCCCATGATACCATAATGGACTTGGAAAATGATAAGCAGCAGCTGGATGAGAAACTGAAGAAGTAAGTGTGGTTGCAGGGTATCTTTGCGCCATGCAAGTGCGCATGTTTTTTTGTGGGGGTGTGGCTCTAACACAGTTTGCTTTGTGCAAAGGAAAGACTTTGAAATCAGCCAGATCCAAAGCAAGATCGAGGATGAGCAAGTTCTCAGCATGCAATTACAGAAGAAGATCAAGGAGCTGCAGGCCAGTCTTTGTTCCTTCTCCTCTCTCACACCAACAGAGGTCAGGTAGGAGCAGGGCATGGGTGTGAATGGTGCCTAATGTTCCCCAGGCCCGTATTGAGGAACTGGAGGAGGAAATCGAGGCCGAGCGGACCTCTCGGGCCAAAGCAGAGAAGCATCGGGCTGACCTCTCCAGGGAGCTAGAGGAGATCAGTGAGCGCCTGGAAGAAGCCGGGGGGGCTACGGCAGCTCAGATCGAGATGAACAAGAAGCGTGAGGCAGAATTTCAGAAGATGCGGCGGGACCTCGAAGAGGCCACTCTGCAGCATGaagccacagctgctgccctgcGGAAGAAGCATGCGGACAGCACAGCCGAGCTTGGGGAGCAAATAGACAACCTTCAGCGTGTCAAGCAGaagctggagaaggagaagagtgAGCTGAAGATGGAGATTGATGACTTGGCCAGTAACATGGAGTCCGTCTCCAAAGCCAAGGTACAGAAATGTTTATTAATAGCAATATGATAAAAATGGAACATTTATGTTTAATCTTATTTAAATATGATCAGgttataatataaatatatttttacagatcTGTTATATAGAACTGTATTTGTATGCACACTGTCCCAAGGAGAAATACATAGACTGCATCTTCTGGCCAC encodes:
- the LOC112995563 gene encoding myosin heavy chain, skeletal muscle, adult-like isoform X2; protein product: MASADSEMAVFGEAAPYLRKSEKERIEAQNKPFDAKTSVFVAHPKESFVKGTIQSREAGKVTVKTEGGETLTVKDDQVFAMNPPKYDKIEDMAMMTHLHEPAVLYNLKERYAAWMIYTYSGLFCVTVNPYKWLPVYNPEVVLAYRGKKRQEAPPHIFSISDNAYQFMLTDRENQSILITGESGAGKTVNTKRVIQYFATIAASGDKKKEEQAGKMQGTLEDQIISANPLLEAFGNAKTVRNDNSSRFGKFIRIHFGATGKLASADIETYLLEKSRVTFQLKAERSYHIFYQVTSNKKPELIEMLLITTNPYDFPFVSQGEITVPSIDDKEELMATDSAIDILGFTAEEKTAIYKLTGAVMHYGNLKFKQKQREEQAEPDGTEVADKAAYLMGLNSADMLKALCYPRVKVGNEYVTKGQTVQQFNSFEQLCINFTNEKLQQFFNHHMFVLEQEEYKKEGIEWTFIDFGMDLAACIELIEKPMGIFSILEEECMFPKATDTSFKNKLYDQHLGKSSNFQKPKPTKGKTEAHFSLIHYAGTVDYNITGWLEKNKDPLNETVIGLYQKSSLKTLALLFANYGGAEAEASAGKKGGKKKGSSFQTVSALFRENLNKLMTNLRSTHPHFVRCIIPNETKTPGAMEHELVLHQLRCNGVLEGIRICRKGFPNRVLYADFKQRYKVLNASAIPEGQFIDSKKACEKLLGSIDIDHTQYKFGHTKVFFKAGLVGLLEEMRDEKLAQLITRTQARCRGFLMRVEYQKMVERRESIFCIQYNIRAFMNVKHWPWMKLFFKIKPLLKSAESEKEMANMKQEFEKTKEELAKSEAKRKELEEKMVKLVQEKNDLQLQVQAEADALADAEERCDQLIKTKIQLEAKVKEVTERAEDEEEINAELTAKKRKLEDECSELKKDIDDLELTLAKVEKEKHATENKVKNLTEEMAALDETIVKLTKEKKALQEAHQQTLDDLQAEEDKVNTLTKAKTKLEQQVDDLEGSLEQEKKLRMDLERAKRKLEGDLKLAHDTIMDLENDKQQLDEKLKKKDFEISQIQSKIEDEQVLSMQLQKKIKELQARIEELEEEIEAERTSRAKAEKHRADLSRELEEISERLEEAGGATAAQIEMNKKREAEFQKMRRDLEEATLQHEATAAALRKKHADSTAELGEQIDNLQRVKQKLEKEKSELKMEIDDLASNMESVSKAKANLEKMCRTLEDQLSEFKTKEEQNQRMISDLSAQRARLQTESGEYARQVEEKDALISQLSRGKQAFTQQIEELKRQLEEEIKAKNALAHALQSSRHDCDLLREQYEEEQEAKGELQRALSKANSEVAQWRTKYETDAIQRTEELEEAKKKLAQRLQEAEEHVEAVNAKCASLEKTKQRLQNEVEDLMIDVERSNAACAALDKKQKNFDKILAEWKQKYEETQAELEASQKESRSLSTELFKMKNAYEESLDHLETLKRENKNLQQEIADLTEQIAEGGKVIHELEKVKKQIEQEKSEIQAALEEAEASLEHEEGKILRLQLELNQVKSEIDRKIAEKDEEIDQLKRNHLRVVESLQSSLDAEIRSRNEALRLKKKMEGDLNEMEIQLSHANRVAAEAQKNLRNTQAVLKDTQIHLDDALRTQEDLKEQVAMVERRANLLQAEIEELRAALEQTERSRKVAEQELLDATERVQLLHTQNTSLINTKKKLETDISQIQSEMEETIQEARNAEEKAKKAITDAAMMAEELKKEQDTSAHLERMKKNLDQTVKDLQLRLDEAEQLALKGGKKQIQKLEARVRELEGEVDAEQKRSAEAVKGVRKYERRVKELTYQSEEDRKNILRLQDLVDKLQMKVKSYKRQSEEAEELSNVNLSKFRKIQHELEEAEERADIAESQVNKLRAKSREFHRKIEEEE